The sequence TCTCCGTCTGCGCCTCTACAATACTCTGGTAGCGGTGCTTGATGGTGTTCAGTTCGGAGGCAAGCTGATTGGTATCGGTTACATCAACAATAGAAATGAGCACGAGCGAAAGGTCGTCTTCATGCCCTGGCAACACGTTGAGGATGAACTGCACCTCGATCGTGTCACCGTTCAGGTTCACAAACGAGCCTTCGGCCTGAAAGAAGGTCTTTCCTTCGTACAGCGCAATGAATTCCTCTGCAAAGATGGACTCGGATTCGGGTGTGAAATTGCGATGGATCTTGCTGATGAATCCTTCTTTATCGACCACGCCATACATCTGAAGCGTGGTTCGGTTCACGTTCTGCACCTGTATCAGGTCGATGCAGCGGTCCAACTCGCTCGGATTCTGCCTGAAATACCTGCGCAGATCGGTAATTCCCACCTCGCGCAGCTCATCCAAAAACAATTTTACCTGACTGAAATCCTCTTCCCAGAAGGAAATGGGCGCATTGTCGAAAATGAACCGATATTTCTCTTCCGAGAGGCGCGCATTGGTCACATCGCGCGAGATACCTATGAGCCCGATCACATTGCCCTCTGCATCCCGCAGGGCCGATTTACTGGTGGAAAAATACGTGTGACCCTTGCCAAAAAGACCTCGGCTCTCGTACGAGACCGATGTTCCCGTCTCGAAGATCCGTTGATCGTATTTGGCAAAATCCTGCGCCACCTCCTCGCCCATCAGCTCAAAGTCTGTGCGGCCGATCACCTCATCAATGCTACAGCCAAAATAATCGGCTCCCGTTTGGTTGATGGTGATGTACCGCCCTTCCAGATCCTTGGCATAGACCGAATCGGATGCCCCTTGAACAATGCTGTTGAGCAGTTCATTCTCCCGTGATAAAAGCTTCAGCCTGTCCTCTGGGCGCAAAGCCAGCGTGTCTTTGGTGATGTCCGTCATTCAACGATCTAAATTAGCTTTACGCGGACAACAACCGTGATTTCTCTGATGAATTTCCGCCTACTATTTTTCGTTGGTCTGATGTTGCTTCTTGCTTCCTGCACGCAGGTACAGCCTCTGGAAGTACGCACCGTAACCTGTTGCGAACTGAAAACGGCCGTACGTTCCGAAGCGGAAATTGCATTTGATGTGGAGCTTTACAACCCGAATGAATTTCCGATCAATGTTAAAAACTATCGATTGGATGTTCGGATAAATGGAAACACGATCGGCAACAGCACCAATAAGGAATTGACGATCATTCCCGCCTATTCAAAGGTTTCCAAATCCATAAGTGTAACGACCTCTTCCAAAGAACTGATCAGCGGTTCGCTGATGATGGGATTGGGTGCTTTGATGGGCAAAAACCCTTCAAGCCTTGAGGTGGAAGTTGTGGGTCATATTACTGGAAGCGCCAAAGGAATTTCGAAGCGGGTACGTATTCGCGAGAAGTACCCCATCAAGATGCATCCGTGATCAGGAAATCGGAATACAAACGTTTTTCGGTTCGGTAAAGAAGCGAAGCGCTTCCCAACCACCTTCGCGGCCAACGCCCGATTGTTTTACACCACCGAAAGGCGTTCGCAGGTCGCGCACCAACCAGCAGTTTATCCAAACAATGCCTGTATGCAATTGCGCTGCAACGCGATGCGCCCTCGTCAGGTCGCTGGTCCAAACGGTTGAGGCCAAACCGTATTTGGTGCCATTGGCATAGGCGAGCACTTCTTCCTCCGTATCGAACGGTTGAAGTGTGACCACAGGGCCAAAGATCTCTTCTTGGTTTGTTCTGCATGTGTCTGGCAAACCTTCTATGACGGTCGGTTCGATGAACCAGCCGCCAAGGTCTGTTTTGGCCTCTTTGCCTCCGCAAAGGACGGTTCCGCCCTCTTGCTTTGCCAATTCGATATAGGACAGGATCTTCTCGAAATGCGGTTTGGAAACCACGGCTCCGAGTTTTACATCCGCGTCTTTCGGGTTGCCGACCTTCATCTCCTTCACCATCCCCACAAAACGGTCGCGGAACTCATTGTAAATACCACGCTGAATGTACATTCTCGAACCGCACAGACAGATCTGTCCTTGATTCGCGAAGCTGGAATTGAGCGAGGTTTTGAGCGCATTCTCCATGTCGCAATCATCAAAAATGATGTTGGGATTCTTTCCTCCCAACTCCAACGAGAGTTTCTTGAACATGGGCGCGGCCGTCCGCGCGATGGTCTTTCCTGTTTCCGTTCCTCCCGTAAAGGAGATCATCGGAACATTCGGGTTTTCTGTAATGGCCGAACCGACCTTGGCGCCCAGACCATGAACGATATTCAACACACCTTTTGGAAAACCTACCTCATCGCAGATCTGCGACAACAAAAATGCCGACATGGGTGTGATCTCTGATGGTTTGGCAACCACGGTATTACCTGCGGCCAATGCGGGTGCAATTTTCCATGTAAAGAGATAAAGCGGCAAGTTCCATGGAGAGATACAGCCAGCCACACCAATGGGCTGACGAAGCGTGTAGTTCAGATATTTTCCATCGGTGTCGTGCAATTCCGAGCTGTCATGCAAAATGGCCGTGGCGAAGAATTTGAAGTTGTCGGAAGCGCGTGGAATATCCACCTTCTTGGCCAGCCAAACAGGTTTGCCGTTGTCGGCACTTTCGGCTTCGGCAAGTTCATCCAACCGCTCCGAAATTCTGCGCGAAACGTTGAGCATGTGCTGCGACCGCTCTTCGCGCGTTAGCGCAGACCAACTGGGAAACGCGGCCTTAGCGGCCTGCACTGCGGCTTCCACATCGGCCGCATCCGAGTCAGGAATCAACGAATAGACCTCGCCCGTTGCGGGGTTGTAGTTGTCCAAGAATTGACCCGATCTGGGTGCGTGGAATTTGCCGTCTATGTAGTTCAGAATCTGCTGCATGGCCTGCGTTTTCGGTAAAAATAGGCATCGTTAAAATGTGTTAAGTAGATAATAGCGCCCTCGGCTCGCACGTACTTTTGTTGTGTTGGGCAAGAATACGATCAAAGCAACCATTATTCTGATGACCGTGGCGCTGGTAGGGCTGATCGGGATACAGGTGTATTGGATCAACAATGCGGTGAAGCTGCGCCAGCAAAAATTCCAGTCTTCGGTAAATGAGGCGTTGGGAAATGTGGTCTATCAGTACGAGAAACTGAAAACGGCCGAGAATCTGGCGCTGAAAATGGATCTGCGCGAAAAGCGCAAGCGTCTGGTGTTGGAAATGGATTCCATCAACCGCGCCATTCGCAGAACGCAGGACAGCCTGATGCTGCTGCAACACCAAAAGTTTGAACTGGACAATGGATTTGCGCCAAACCCGCAGGCATTGCCGACAAACCATGGTTTCTTTTTTGCGCCAGAAGACAACTTTGCGAACGTGTTCGCATCGAACAATGAGGCGCATTTCGAGATCAATATCTATGAGGAATTCTTAGTGGATTCTGCGGGAACGCTGGTGAAACGAAGCCGCCAGAAACGGTTTGAATCTCCTAACTACGGGCCGATAAGAAAACCCTCGATCCCCGAATCGCAAGATCAAGTGGAATGGTATGTTGACTCGTTGAAGCAGGCACAGGCCATGAACCTGCAGTGGCTGGAGAAACGTGCCGACATGGTGAATGAGATCTTTGAGGAGATCGTGAGTGTGGACCTGTACAATAGGGCCGATGACATTGATACGCTTGCACTTGATTCTCTTTTGCGAGAGCAACTGAAGGACAAAGGCATCGGTGCAGATTATGCGTACGGCATCTTCGACCCGTTCATGAACGCGTTCTATTTGGATGCCGATTCGGAAGAAGTGAACGGCATTCTTGCCTCACCACACAAAGTCAATCTCACACCAGGAAACGTGTTCAGCCAACCGAAATTCCTAAGCATCTTCTTCCCCAACCAGAACAAGTACCTGCTGCGCACCATGTGGCTGCTGCTCACCATTTCGGCCATGTTCATTCTGGTCATCATCTTCTCCTTCTCGTTCACAGTTTCCACCATCATCCGACAGAAAAAAGTATCAGAGATCAAGAACGATTTCATCAATAATATGACGCATGAGCTGAAAACACCGATCAGCACCATTTCGCTGGCGTGTCAGGCGCTGAGCGATCCCGACATCAAGAACACGGCTGGTATCGTTGACAACTACATCAACGTAATTGCAGATGAGAACAAGCGGCTGGCAATGGTGGTGGAGAACGTTCTGCGTACGGCCGTGATGGACAAAGGCGAACTGAAACTGAAGGTCACAGACCTTGATGTGCACGAAGTGGTGAGCCAAGTGCTGCAGAACATGAAAATCCAACTGGAGCGCAGAGGCGGTCAGTTCATCACCGATCTGCAAGCCACCGAAACACTGGTTCAGGCCGATAAGATCCATCTCACGAACGTGGTCTTCAACCTCGTGGACAATGCCTTGAAATACACGGAGAACATTCCCGTGATCAAAGTCGGAACGCGGAACGAAAAGAATGGAATTGTGGTTTTTGTGGAGGACAACGGCATCGGCATCGGCATCAGCAAGGAAAATCAGAAGAAGATATTCGATAAACTATACCGTGTTCCCACGGGAAACATCCATAATGTAAAAGGCTTCGGGCTCGGACTGAGTTATGTGAAGGCCATCGTTGACAAGCACAACGGCTGGATCACCGTTCGCAGCGAGCTGGACCGAGGCAGTAGATTTGAAATATTCATCCCCCATAAATACATTCAACCATGAGCACAGAAAAGATAAACGTACTGTTGGCCGAAGACGACCCGAACCTCGGAATGCTACTTCGCGAATACTTGAACGCCAAAGGCTACCAGACCACTTTGGCCGAGAACGGAAAGGTCGGTTATGAGGCTTTTAAACAGGGCGGTTTCGACATCTGCATTCTGGATGTGATGATGCCTGTGAAGGACGGCTTTACCATGGCGGAAGAGATCCGCCAAACGGATAAGCAGATCCCCATCATCTTCCTTACGGCCAAGAGCATGAAGGATGACAAGCTGAAAGGGTTTGCGGCTGGAGCGGATGATTACATCACCAAACCGTTCAGCATGGACGAACTGCTTATGCGCATGCAGGCCATTCTGCGCAGAACGCTCCCAGATGGCAATAAAGCCAAGAAGAAAGAAGCGATCAATGTTGGTGGATTCCTATTCGACTACGACCGTCAGGTGCTACAGATAAACGGAGAAGAAAGACGCCTCACAACGAAAGAGGCCGACCTTTTGAACATGCTCTGCGAGAACCGCTACGATGTGCTCGACCGCAACTACGCGCTCAATAAAATATGGGGAGATGACAACTACTTCAACTCACGCAGTATGGACGTTTACATTGCCAAACTGCGCAAGTACTTGGCACCCGACCCAGAAGTTGAACTGGTGAATGTGCACGGAAAGGGTTTTAAACTTCTGGCTAAGGAGTGATCGGTTTATTTAGTTGATAACGTTTACAAAGTGAGCCAGCTAACGCTACCAACTCTGCAAACCGATATCTTATCAACTATAAACAGCCCGTTCTTCCTCCATCAACTGGAACGTTGATTCCGTTGATGTAGCCAGCCAACGGTGATGCCAAGAAAGTGGCCGCTGCTGCAACTTCCCACGCTTGGGCAAAGCGGCCAGCGGGGATTTCCGCCTTCATGTGTTTTTCCACTTCCGCTTCGCTGATTCCTTGCTTATTGGATTTATTGGCGATGATGGAACTCAAACGTTCCGTGCTTGTGGCGCCTGGCAGCACGTTATTCACCGTAATTCCGAACTGACCGAGTTCATTGGCCAACGTTTTGCTCCAATTGGCCACCGCTCCGCGAATGGTGTTGGAAACGCCCAATGCGTTCAGCGGCACTTTCACCGAAGTGGAAATGATATTGATGACACGGCCGTAGCCTTCAGCTTTCATTCCTTCCACCAACGCTTGCACCAACAAATGATTACACATGAGGTGCGAACGGAACGCAGCTTCAAACTCACTCAGGTCGGCATTGATGGCCAAACCTCCGGCTGGGCCGCCTGTATTGTTCAAAAGAATGTGGTAAGGTTCAGACGATTTTACGTGGTTTTCCACCACGATCTTCAATGCTTCGGGTTTACTGAAATCGGCCACCAAATAACCGTGCTGCCGACCATCTCCGCTTGCGAGTTCGGCCAATGTTGTCTTCAGTTTTTCCTCATTCCGCGCCAGCAACGTGACCGAAGCACCAGCCTCTGCCAACTGCAATGCAACTGCTTTGCCGATGCCTGCCGTGCTTCCACAGACCAGGGCGCGCTTTCCTTTCAGATCGATTTTCATGTTCGGGCTTTGGCCAAAGCTACTGTAAATTGCACTGCCATCAACTTTTGAAAAGTTGACGACATTTGAACAAACTAAAGATCATGGCAATACGAAAACCCTTCAACCTGCAACAATGGATCGATGATAACCGCGACCTGCTGAAACCGCCTGTCGGAAACAAAAACCTGTACGTGGAAGCTGAAGACTATATCGTGATGATCGTGGGTGGGCCAAACGCCCGAAAGGATTATCACTACAATGAAACGGAGGAGCTTTTCTATCAATTGGAAGGCGACATCAACGTGCGTATTCAGGAAAATGGGAAAGCTGTGGATGTGCCAATAAAAGCAGGCGAAATGTTCCTGCTTCCTGCAAAGGTTCCTCATTCGCCAGGCAGAAGCGAGGGTTCGGTCGGTTTGGTGATCGAGCGAGTGCGCATCGGCACCGACATGAAAGACGGTCTGCTGTGGTTCTGCGACAAATGCAACACCAAACTGCACGAAACCTACTTCCCGCTTACCGATATTGAGAAGGACTTTCTGCCACGTTTCCGCGAGTTCTATGGTTCGGAAGAACTGCGAACTTGCTCCAACTGTGGCTACGTAATGGAAACAGATCCGAGGTTTGTTTAACTTCTCGCCAAGACGCTAAGTCGCAAAGAGTTAGATCAGCACACGTGAATAAAATAAAAGGGCATCCGACTTAGTCGGATGCCCTTTTCAATTTCTTAGCTCCTTTGCGAGAAACTTATTTGATACAGCTCAATCGGCCTGTGTGGGCGATCTTTCCGCTTTCATCCACCATTTGGTAAACATAAAGACCACTTGCCAAATTGCTCACGTCAACCGTTTGGTTATCGATGGTCAATCGCTCCATCTGAAGCAGTTTTCCGCTCATATCCATGATGTGTAACAGATAGATATCACCGCCTGTTCTTACACGAATGGTACCGTTTGTAGGGTTCGGATACATCACCGCCTGTCCAGCAGCTACGATATCTTCAACACCTGTACAGCACTGGGTCTGATCCGAAATGAACGTTGCATTCAGCGGTGTTCCCGATTGGTCGGTTTCAAACTCTACCACGTAGTAACCGATCTCTTGGCTCAGATAACGTGTTCTGTATGTGGTAGACGTTCCTGGAATACCGATAAAGCCCTGAACAAGCGCTGGAGGCAATTCCCAACCACCGGAAGCAGTCCAGCCCCAAAGTGAATCAACGTTTGTTTCAACCACATTCATTCGTAGCACATGATGTGTTTCGCCCAACACATTGGTCAAGGTTCCTTCTGCGTCCATCGATGATTCGATATAAACCGTACGCTTAATTCGAACTGAATCCGGAGCGGGTTGCCAAACCAGACCAACTTGGGCAGGCAACAGACCTGCTGACAATTCGCGCTGATCGAAAACAGCGGTATCGGTAAATGATGTTCCTAAACTGGATGGAAACGTGAAGATGGTCCAAGGATTCGTAGCCGGAATAGAAAGCACCAACGGAACTGGGCTTCCCAGTTGAGGACCAAGGTCGCCACCGAGGCCGATAACATCCACAGAGCCTGCATTCACTTGAACAAACCCATAGGCCTGCGATTGATCCACCGCCATATCGGCCGTTGGGAAATCGCTTCCGCTGGTTACGGTAGCAGGGTCATAAAATCCTACAGTGAACAAAGAATCCGTATTCAGCATTGAAAAGTCGAACGTCTGTCCGCTTCCCGTTGTACCCAGATCAATCGTCAGATCGGTTACATCTAAATCTGTTCCAAAAGAAAACGAGTCTCCCGCTTGTGGGAAATCGCTCTGATCAATGGTAACTGTTTGCGCATTGGCTGCCGCAATCGTTCCCAGAACAAAAAATGGTATCAGTTTTTTCATAATTGTGTTTTTATTGAAGCATCAAATGTACGCATTGCCTCAAGTTATATTTGTAAAGTGAGCGTCAATCAGGCACCCGAACATATTCAGACCCTTCTCAAGACGATTCCGGAATCTCCGGGAGTGTATCAGTATTTCGATAAGGACGGGAAACTGATCTATGTGGGTAAGGCCAAAAGCCTGAAGAAACGCGTGTCTTCCTACTTCACCAAAGACCGATACGATAGCCGAAAAACCGCCATTCTCGTGCGGCAGATACGCGACATTAAGTTCATTGTGGTGAATTCCGAATTGGATGCGCTCCTGCTGGAAAACAACCTCATCAAGGAAAATCAGCCCAAGTACAATGTGCTGCTAAAGGACGATAAGACCTTCCCCTGGATCTGCATCAAGAAGGAACCTTATCCGCGCATTTTCCCGACAAGAAGAATTGTGAAGGACGGTTCGCAGTACTTCGGGCCGTACGCCAATGTGAAGATGAT comes from Flavobacteriales bacterium and encodes:
- a CDS encoding aldehyde dehydrogenase family protein encodes the protein MQQILNYIDGKFHAPRSGQFLDNYNPATGEVYSLIPDSDAADVEAAVQAAKAAFPSWSALTREERSQHMLNVSRRISERLDELAEAESADNGKPVWLAKKVDIPRASDNFKFFATAILHDSSELHDTDGKYLNYTLRQPIGVAGCISPWNLPLYLFTWKIAPALAAGNTVVAKPSEITPMSAFLLSQICDEVGFPKGVLNIVHGLGAKVGSAITENPNVPMISFTGGTETGKTIARTAAPMFKKLSLELGGKNPNIIFDDCDMENALKTSLNSSFANQGQICLCGSRMYIQRGIYNEFRDRFVGMVKEMKVGNPKDADVKLGAVVSKPHFEKILSYIELAKQEGGTVLCGGKEAKTDLGGWFIEPTVIEGLPDTCRTNQEEIFGPVVTLQPFDTEEEVLAYANGTKYGLASTVWTSDLTRAHRVAAQLHTGIVWINCWLVRDLRTPFGGVKQSGVGREGGWEALRFFTEPKNVCIPIS
- a CDS encoding GHKL domain-containing protein yields the protein MGKNTIKATIILMTVALVGLIGIQVYWINNAVKLRQQKFQSSVNEALGNVVYQYEKLKTAENLALKMDLREKRKRLVLEMDSINRAIRRTQDSLMLLQHQKFELDNGFAPNPQALPTNHGFFFAPEDNFANVFASNNEAHFEINIYEEFLVDSAGTLVKRSRQKRFESPNYGPIRKPSIPESQDQVEWYVDSLKQAQAMNLQWLEKRADMVNEIFEEIVSVDLYNRADDIDTLALDSLLREQLKDKGIGADYAYGIFDPFMNAFYLDADSEEVNGILASPHKVNLTPGNVFSQPKFLSIFFPNQNKYLLRTMWLLLTISAMFILVIIFSFSFTVSTIIRQKKVSEIKNDFINNMTHELKTPISTISLACQALSDPDIKNTAGIVDNYINVIADENKRLAMVVENVLRTAVMDKGELKLKVTDLDVHEVVSQVLQNMKIQLERRGGQFITDLQATETLVQADKIHLTNVVFNLVDNALKYTENIPVIKVGTRNEKNGIVVFVEDNGIGIGISKENQKKIFDKLYRVPTGNIHNVKGFGLGLSYVKAIVDKHNGWITVRSELDRGSRFEIFIPHKYIQP
- a CDS encoding 3-hydroxyanthranilate 3,4-dioxygenase, which encodes MAIRKPFNLQQWIDDNRDLLKPPVGNKNLYVEAEDYIVMIVGGPNARKDYHYNETEELFYQLEGDINVRIQENGKAVDVPIKAGEMFLLPAKVPHSPGRSEGSVGLVIERVRIGTDMKDGLLWFCDKCNTKLHETYFPLTDIEKDFLPRFREFYGSEELRTCSNCGYVMETDPRFV
- a CDS encoding T9SS type A sorting domain-containing protein — its product is MKKLIPFFVLGTIAAANAQTVTIDQSDFPQAGDSFSFGTDLDVTDLTIDLGTTGSGQTFDFSMLNTDSLFTVGFYDPATVTSGSDFPTADMAVDQSQAYGFVQVNAGSVDVIGLGGDLGPQLGSPVPLVLSIPATNPWTIFTFPSSLGTSFTDTAVFDQRELSAGLLPAQVGLVWQPAPDSVRIKRTVYIESSMDAEGTLTNVLGETHHVLRMNVVETNVDSLWGWTASGGWELPPALVQGFIGIPGTSTTYRTRYLSQEIGYYVVEFETDQSGTPLNATFISDQTQCCTGVEDIVAAGQAVMYPNPTNGTIRVRTGGDIYLLHIMDMSGKLLQMERLTIDNQTVDVSNLASGLYVYQMVDESGKIAHTGRLSCIK
- a CDS encoding SDR family oxidoreductase, whose amino-acid sequence is MKIDLKGKRALVCGSTAGIGKAVALQLAEAGASVTLLARNEEKLKTTLAELASGDGRQHGYLVADFSKPEALKIVVENHVKSSEPYHILLNNTGGPAGGLAINADLSEFEAAFRSHLMCNHLLVQALVEGMKAEGYGRVINIISTSVKVPLNALGVSNTIRGAVANWSKTLANELGQFGITVNNVLPGATSTERLSSIIANKSNKQGISEAEVEKHMKAEIPAGRFAQAWEVAAAATFLASPLAGYINGINVPVDGGRTGCL
- a CDS encoding response regulator produces the protein MSTEKINVLLAEDDPNLGMLLREYLNAKGYQTTLAENGKVGYEAFKQGGFDICILDVMMPVKDGFTMAEEIRQTDKQIPIIFLTAKSMKDDKLKGFAAGADDYITKPFSMDELLMRMQAILRRTLPDGNKAKKKEAINVGGFLFDYDRQVLQINGEERRLTTKEADLLNMLCENRYDVLDRNYALNKIWGDDNYFNSRSMDVYIAKLRKYLAPDPEVELVNVHGKGFKLLAKE